Genomic DNA from Peribacillus simplex NBRC 15720 = DSM 1321:
CATTAGAAAAAGGAGGAATCAGAAAGCTCTTTAGTGATTATGATTTGTTTGGCTCCTTTACAGCAGGTAGCCTTGTCTTTAAAGAGGCATTTATTAAAGAAAATCCGAACACGGTGAACAAGTTTGTAGAAGCAACAGCAAAAGCCATTGAATGGACACGGACAACGCCTCGAGAAGAAGTCATTGCTCGTTTTGAATCGATTATTGAGAAAAGGGGTCGTAAGGAAGATACAGAAACGATTCAATATTGGAAGAGCCCAGGTATAGCGGAGAAAGGCGGCTTTATTCAGGAACCAGAATTCCAAGTGTGGGTCGACTGGCTGGAGAAAAGTGGTGAGTTTAAAGAAGGTCAAGTGAAATTGGATGATTTATATACGAATGAATTTAATCCTTATAAAGATGAGTTGAAAAGAAAATAATGAGGTGATGGTATGGTAGACAAAATTCAGTTTGAATATGTAAGTAAAGTTTTTAAAATAAGAGATTCAGATCAAAGAAAGGGAGCGGTTAAAGAGTTTACGGCCATTAAAAATGTTCATTTTTCCGTGAAAAGTGAAGAGTTTCTTACATTAGTAGGGCCATCAGGATGCGGAAAATCGACGTTGCTTGATCTTCTAGGTGGTTTAACAAAACCCACTTCGGGACAGGTTTTGCTGGATGGAAAACCGATTGAGGGGCCTGGTTTAGATCGTGGGATTGTCTTTCAGCAGTATGCGTTGTTTCCTTGAATGGCTCATTACCTGGTTTCATGGATATTTTCGATACGGATTTGACTACGGTGCAATGGCTCACGACAGGGTTCACCCTGGCGACGGGAATCATCGCTCCTTTGTGCGGCTACATTAGAAATTGTTTTGGGACGCGTAAACTTTTTTTATTGTCAGTGGAAGGTTTAATGACTTTAACCCTTAGGAGTTTTTAAGCCTAAGAGTTAAAGTTTTTTCTATTTAAAGGAGGGGAATTAGGATATGTAATCATTGTTAGTTGTTGGTGGAGATAAACTCGGTAACATCACCAAAAGCTAGAGCAGGAAGGGTTTAAGGAAGTGATCCATCTTAACGGAAGGAACACACAGATGACTCGAAAGGAAATATCAAGGAAAGTCGATTTAATCTAAGTTTTGACTGACTACATTAATCACAACCTTTCAATGGTTATTAAAAGAAAAGCTCAAAAAAACAGGAGATACCCATTCGTTTTTCTAAACGTTCCTGGTGCTCCATATATATTGAATTGAAAAAACACCTATGATTCATAGCTAATCTAGGTGAAAAGCCGAGTAAAGACACCAAACTCACGAAAAAACCAAAAAAAACATCGAATGAACTTCAAATATCCCCATTTAAGTAACATTCCTCAATATAGATTCGTAAATTATAGTAAGGCTGAGCAACAGTCAGCCAAGGATAGAAAGTAGTGAGGGCTTTGAAAGATTTATTGTATGCAAAGAGGATGGAAATGCTTCAATTAGTGGAGCGGCTAGTGAATATAGATAGTGGTTCTCATACGAAAAAGGGTATTGATGAAATTGGTACGATTTTAAAAACGAAATTTGAAAGCCTGGATTTTATTGTGAATACCGTTGAGCAGCAGAATTATGGCAATCAGCTTGTCATCCAGCATCGTGAAGCGCATCAACCGCATATTCTGGTCGTCGCCCATATGGATACGGTTTTTCCGGAAGGCACAGCGCAAAAACGTCCTTTTAAAGTGAATGGAAATCGGGCATACGGTCCTGGTGTAGCTGATATGAAGGCTAGTCTGGTTGAGCTTTTTTATGCGATCTATTGTTTGAAGCAGACGGGGCAGACAGGCTATAAGCATGTCCAAATCATTCTTAATAGTGATGAGGAGATCGGGTCTCCTTCGTCCGCTTCACTCATATCGGAAAAAGCGGCCGATAAGAAGATCGCGTTAATTCTTGAACCGGCAAGGACAGACGGTTCACTTGTCACGGCAAGAAGGGGCTGCGGTCAGTTTAAAGTGGATATCGTGGGGGTGGCCGCCCATTCAGGGATCGAACCGGAAAAGGGACGAAGTGCAATTGAAGAATTGGCCCATAAGATCATCGCCTTACACCGATTGAATGATCAAAAGACTGGAATCAGCGTTAATGTCGGTATTATTGAAGGAGGTTCCGCTGTCAATACGATAGCTTCCCATGCGGCTGCTTTTGTGGATGTGCGGATTTCGGAAAAAAAGCAGGAAGACATCATCCTCAAGCAGCTGAAAAAAATCTGTGCTGAAACCTATATTTCAGGAACGAAAACGACATTAAGCGGGAAAATGGACCGGTCTCCCATGGAAAAGAATGAGAAGACGAACTCTCTTCTAGAGACGATCCGTCAGGCTGGGAAGGAAATCGGCATCGAAATCACGGATACGGCCACGGGTGGGGGTTCGGATGCTTCCATCACTTCTGATTTGGGAATCGCGACAGTGGATGGACTCGGGCCCATTGGAGGGAATGCACATAGTGTAGAGGAGTATTTGGAAATACCAAGCCTGACTGAAAGGACACTCCTATTGGCAACCGTCATTCAAAAATTATCAAAAATGACCTAGTGCACTAATTCCGATTAGACTGCTCATATTTCGCTTGTCATAAATGATGTTTATGATATATTGTTAATTGGGAAGCTAAATAAGAACAGAATTTATTGGAGTTGAATATATATGCTGCATCAGTTTTCACGAAATGAATTGGCAATTGGCAAGGAAGGAATCGATATACTGAAAAACACGACCGTTGCTGTCCTGGGTGTAGGAGGCGTTGGTTCTTTTTCAGCCGAAGCATTGGCACGTACGGGGGTAGGCCGTATTATTCTAGTGGATAAAGACGATGTCGACATCACAAATGTAAACAGGCAGATCCATGCTCTATTATCAACAGTCGGTCAACCGAAAGCGGAATTGATGAAAAATCGCATTCACGACATCAATCCCGACTGCGAAGTGATCGCTCTTAAAATGTTCTATACAGAAGAAACGTTTGAGGAATTCTTCAGTTATGGCCTGGACTATGTCATTGATGCATCGGATACGGTCATTTATAAGATACATGTGATGAAGGAATGCCTGAAACGGAATATCAAGGTGATTTCAAGCATGGGGGCCGCTAATAAGATGGATCCGACGCGTTTTCAAATTGCCGATATCTCCAAAACGCATACCGATCCGCTTGCAAAGGTCATTCGTACTAGATTGCGTAAAGAGGGCATAACAAAGGGAATTCCCGTTGTTTTCTCCGACGAGAGCCCTATTGTCATTCGTGAAGATGTCCGAAAAGAAGTCGGCAATGATGAGGCTAAAATCCGTAAAGCCCAAATGCCTCCGTCTTCGAATGCTTTCGTACCATCCGTAGCTGGCTTAATTGCAGCAAGCTGGGTAATCAATGATATATTAAAAGACATTGAAGTTCGCCGTGTAAACGATTGATAAAAAGTAACTGACTCTATAAAGGGTCAGTTTTTTTTTGTCGAATAGTAGATATTCCCTTTTAATAACTTTTTTATCCATATCATATAGACGGGGTCGAAAGAATGAGATAAACTGTTTTCAGAATATTATTTTTATTCTGATATTCTATTTGTTTAAAAGAACATACAAAACAAGGGGGTTTCAAATGAAGAAGAAAAAGCTAGCAGGAGTGTTTCTATCACTTTCATTGGTTGCAGGGGCGCTGGCAGGTTGTAG
This window encodes:
- a CDS encoding M20 family metallopeptidase, whose product is MLQLVERLVNIDSGSHTKKGIDEIGTILKTKFESLDFIVNTVEQQNYGNQLVIQHREAHQPHILVVAHMDTVFPEGTAQKRPFKVNGNRAYGPGVADMKASLVELFYAIYCLKQTGQTGYKHVQIILNSDEEIGSPSSASLISEKAADKKIALILEPARTDGSLVTARRGCGQFKVDIVGVAAHSGIEPEKGRSAIEELAHKIIALHRLNDQKTGISVNVGIIEGGSAVNTIASHAAAFVDVRISEKKQEDIILKQLKKICAETYISGTKTTLSGKMDRSPMEKNEKTNSLLETIRQAGKEIGIEITDTATGGGSDASITSDLGIATVDGLGPIGGNAHSVEEYLEIPSLTERTLLLATVIQKLSKMT
- a CDS encoding tRNA threonylcarbamoyladenosine dehydratase, whose protein sequence is MLHQFSRNELAIGKEGIDILKNTTVAVLGVGGVGSFSAEALARTGVGRIILVDKDDVDITNVNRQIHALLSTVGQPKAELMKNRIHDINPDCEVIALKMFYTEETFEEFFSYGLDYVIDASDTVIYKIHVMKECLKRNIKVISSMGAANKMDPTRFQIADISKTHTDPLAKVIRTRLRKEGITKGIPVVFSDESPIVIREDVRKEVGNDEAKIRKAQMPPSSNAFVPSVAGLIAASWVINDILKDIEVRRVND